In a genomic window of Pseudomonas mohnii:
- a CDS encoding transglycosylase SLT domain-containing protein: protein MKTLTTGMLGCLLLAGVAQADVFVSTDANGNFVLSNVHRPGRHYERVIHEPAAAVVSLDQQPQMIAAQPYAELVSAAATANQLPAALLHAVIKTESAYNPSAVSAKGAGGLMQLMPDTAREMGVTDVYDPKANIQGGARYLKRLMTLFDNDIALAVAAYNAGPQAVLSRGGVIPPFAETQRYVPSVLRQYRRLQGLSADAPL from the coding sequence ATGAAAACACTCACCACGGGAATGCTCGGCTGTCTGCTGCTGGCGGGCGTCGCTCAAGCCGATGTGTTCGTGTCCACGGATGCCAACGGCAACTTCGTCCTGTCCAACGTCCACCGCCCCGGCCGGCACTATGAACGGGTCATTCACGAGCCCGCGGCGGCGGTGGTCAGCCTCGATCAACAGCCGCAGATGATTGCCGCGCAACCCTACGCCGAGCTGGTGTCGGCGGCGGCCACGGCCAACCAGTTGCCGGCCGCCCTATTGCACGCGGTGATCAAGACCGAGTCGGCCTACAACCCCAGTGCGGTGTCCGCCAAGGGGGCCGGTGGCTTGATGCAGTTGATGCCCGACACGGCCCGCGAGATGGGCGTGACCGACGTCTACGACCCCAAGGCCAACATCCAGGGCGGCGCCCGTTATCTCAAGCGGCTGATGACCCTGTTCGACAACGACATCGCCCTCGCCGTGGCGGCCTACAACGCCGGGCCGCAAGCGGTGCTCAGCCGTGGCGGCGTGATCCCGCCGTTCGCCGAAACCCAGCGTTATGTGCCCAGCGTGCTGCGCCAGTACCGGCGTTTGCAGGGCTTGTCGGCCGACGCCCCGCTGTGA
- the gspG gene encoding type II secretion system major pseudopilin GspG, translating into MNQRLCFAPRAQRGFTLLELLVVLVVLGLLAGIVAPKYFAQLGRSEVKVAKAQIEGLGKALDLYRLEVGHYPSTEQGLQALVTAPSDEPHWTGPYLQKKLPQDPWGRNYTYRYPGENGEYDLLSMGKDGQPGGEGENAEVTSWQ; encoded by the coding sequence ATGAATCAGCGACTGTGTTTCGCCCCGCGTGCCCAACGCGGCTTCACTCTGCTCGAACTGCTGGTGGTGCTGGTGGTGCTGGGGTTGTTGGCCGGCATCGTCGCGCCGAAATATTTCGCTCAGTTGGGCCGCTCCGAAGTGAAGGTGGCCAAGGCGCAAATTGAAGGACTGGGCAAGGCCCTGGACCTTTACCGCCTGGAGGTCGGCCATTACCCGTCGACCGAACAGGGTTTGCAGGCGCTGGTCACCGCGCCCAGTGACGAACCCCACTGGACCGGTCCGTACTTGCAGAAAAAGCTGCCTCAGGACCCGTGGGGCCGTAACTACACCTACCGCTACCCTGGCGAAAACGGCGAGTACGACCTGCTGTCCATGGGCAAGGACGGGCAACCCGGCGGCGAAGGCGAGAACGCTGAAGTCACCAGTTGGCAGTGA
- a CDS encoding type II secretion system F family protein, which translates to MRFHLKAVGKAGVVSMTVEAPGHSEARRIAEDQGLRVVSLHAERHWRALRLKQRETFNLVLFSQELTTLLNAGLPLIDALESLAEKETAPQARKTLSELVRLLYEGKSFSQALAQLSAVFPPLYVALVQSSEKTGAVGEALGRYVSYRQRMDEVRQKIISASIYPMLLLVVGGGVVLFLMGYVVPRFSLVFEGLGSNLPWLSQILMSSGMFLHAHQGEFFGALLAVIVVLVLLKRQPAFRRGVDHLIEKLPAVHQRIFMYELARFYRSLGILLQGGIPLVTAMGMVRGLLTVASRTRLDQACERVREGQSLSTALELNHLVTPVSLRLLRAGEQSGNLGQMMERSADFYDEEISRWIEWFVRLFEPLLMTFIGLLIGVIVILMYIPIFELASSIH; encoded by the coding sequence ATGCGATTTCATCTCAAAGCCGTCGGCAAGGCCGGCGTGGTTTCCATGACCGTCGAGGCACCGGGTCACAGCGAGGCGCGGCGCATCGCCGAAGACCAGGGCCTGCGGGTGGTCAGCCTGCACGCCGAACGTCATTGGCGGGCGTTGCGCCTGAAGCAGCGCGAGACGTTCAACCTGGTGTTGTTCAGCCAGGAATTGACCACGTTGCTCAATGCCGGCCTGCCGTTGATCGATGCCCTCGAAAGCCTGGCGGAAAAAGAAACCGCGCCCCAGGCCCGCAAGACCTTGAGCGAGCTGGTGCGCCTGCTTTATGAAGGCAAGTCGTTTTCCCAGGCGTTGGCCCAGTTGTCGGCGGTGTTCCCGCCGTTGTACGTGGCTCTGGTGCAATCCAGCGAGAAGACCGGCGCCGTCGGCGAAGCACTGGGCCGCTATGTCAGCTATCGCCAGCGCATGGACGAGGTCCGCCAGAAGATCATCAGCGCCTCGATCTACCCCATGCTGTTGTTGGTGGTCGGGGGTGGCGTGGTGCTATTCCTGATGGGCTATGTGGTGCCGCGCTTCAGTCTGGTGTTCGAAGGACTGGGGTCAAACCTGCCGTGGCTGTCGCAGATCCTGATGAGCAGCGGCATGTTCCTGCACGCCCACCAGGGCGAGTTCTTCGGCGCCTTGCTGGCCGTCATCGTCGTCCTGGTGCTGCTCAAGCGCCAACCGGCCTTTCGCCGGGGCGTGGACCACCTGATCGAAAAACTCCCGGCGGTACACCAGCGCATTTTCATGTACGAACTGGCGCGTTTTTATCGCTCCCTGGGGATCCTCTTGCAAGGCGGCATTCCCCTGGTCACCGCCATGGGCATGGTCCGTGGCCTGCTCACGGTGGCCTCGCGCACACGCCTGGACCAGGCGTGCGAGCGGGTACGCGAAGGGCAATCGCTGTCGACGGCGCTGGAGCTCAATCATCTGGTGACCCCGGTGTCCCTGCGCCTGCTGCGTGCCGGTGAACAGTCCGGCAACCTCGGGCAAATGATGGAGCGCAGCGCCGACTTCTACGACGAAGAAATCAGCCGCTGGATCGAATGGTTCGTGCGCTTGTTCGAACCCTTGCTGATGACCTTCATTGGCCTGTTGATCGGGGTGATCGTGATCCTGATGTACATCCCCATTTTCGAACTGGCCTCGAGCATTCACTGA
- a CDS encoding LysR family transcriptional regulator: protein MNPFEDMRIFCQVMDSGSFTAAADQLGLSKQFVSRRLMQLEERLGVRLLNRSTRRLDVTPLGQSYYESALRLLSEVEQVEQGIAGQTTEPRGTLRVSAPLSFALAHLGCLLPAFLQRYREVAVEVDLSDRPVDLLGEGYDLALRIGILEDSTLIARRIASIQRVYCASPAYLSERGTPLKPEDLHNHDCLPYGHGRQVQWRFAGQGKPLAVNVTGRMRVNNGELLKDAAIAGMGITYLPTFIVGSALEDGRLVSVLDEYRPEPLTLSAVYPQHRQSSRPVQALIEFLRERLDQSDGGGPFNRDGA, encoded by the coding sequence ATGAACCCCTTCGAAGATATGCGTATTTTCTGCCAGGTGATGGACTCCGGCAGCTTCACGGCCGCTGCCGATCAACTGGGGCTGTCCAAGCAATTTGTCAGTCGGCGCTTGATGCAACTCGAAGAGCGCCTCGGCGTGCGATTGCTCAATCGATCGACCCGGCGACTGGACGTCACGCCCCTGGGGCAGAGTTATTACGAGTCGGCCCTGCGCTTGCTGAGCGAGGTTGAGCAAGTGGAGCAGGGTATCGCCGGCCAGACCACCGAACCGCGCGGCACCCTTCGCGTCAGTGCGCCGCTGTCCTTTGCCCTGGCCCATCTGGGGTGCTTGCTGCCAGCGTTTTTGCAGCGCTACCGCGAGGTCGCGGTGGAAGTGGACTTGAGTGACCGGCCGGTGGACCTGCTGGGCGAGGGCTACGACCTGGCGCTGCGCATTGGCATTCTCGAAGACTCGACGCTGATCGCCCGTCGCATCGCCTCCATCCAGCGAGTGTATTGCGCCAGCCCGGCTTACCTGAGCGAGCGCGGCACGCCGCTCAAACCCGAAGACTTGCACAACCATGACTGCCTGCCTTATGGCCACGGCCGTCAGGTGCAATGGCGTTTCGCAGGGCAGGGCAAGCCGCTGGCCGTCAACGTCACCGGGCGCATGCGGGTCAACAACGGCGAGTTGCTCAAGGACGCAGCGATTGCGGGAATGGGCATCACATACCTGCCGACCTTCATTGTCGGTTCGGCATTGGAGGATGGGCGGCTGGTGTCGGTGCTGGATGAGTATCGACCCGAGCCGTTGACCCTGTCGGCGGTGTACCCGCAACACCGCCAGTCATCGCGACCGGTGCAGGCGTTGATCGAGTTTTTGCGCGAGCGGCTGGATCAGAGTGATGGGGGCGGGCCATTCAACAGGGATGGGGCCTGA
- a CDS encoding alpha/beta hydrolase, translating into MNIVKKTLTASLLALSIGNAFAAGSPGVEHNTQAFLEALAAGGGKPLEQLSPKEARAVLTGAQASVKVDLSGVEVSDRAIKVDGQTLNLKVVRPAKVNGELPVFMFFHGGGWVLGDFPTHQRLIRDLVVGSGAVAVYVDYTPSPEAHYPTAINQAYAATRWVAEHGKEIGVDGQRLGVAGNSVGGNMAAVVALMAKEQKTPALRFQLLMWPVTNAQFDTGSYQQFAEGHFLTKGMMQWFWDNYTTDKAERAQIHASPLKAGAEQLKGLPAALVQTAEFDVLRDEGEAYARHLDAAGVPVTAVRYNGMIHDFGLLNPLSQIPEVQAAVRQAALELKTHLN; encoded by the coding sequence ATGAACATCGTCAAGAAAACCCTGACCGCTTCCCTCCTCGCCCTGTCCATCGGCAATGCATTCGCCGCAGGCAGCCCCGGCGTCGAACACAACACCCAGGCCTTCCTCGAAGCCCTCGCTGCCGGGGGTGGCAAACCGCTGGAGCAACTGAGCCCGAAAGAGGCGCGTGCGGTGCTGACCGGCGCCCAGGCCTCGGTGAAAGTGGACCTGTCCGGTGTCGAGGTGAGCGACCGCGCGATCAAGGTCGATGGCCAGACCCTCAACCTCAAGGTCGTGCGCCCGGCCAAGGTCAACGGTGAATTGCCCGTGTTCATGTTCTTCCACGGTGGCGGCTGGGTACTGGGCGACTTCCCGACGCACCAGCGGCTGATTCGCGATCTGGTGGTGGGTTCCGGTGCCGTCGCGGTGTATGTCGATTACACACCCTCGCCTGAGGCGCATTACCCGACCGCGATCAACCAGGCCTACGCCGCGACCCGCTGGGTGGCCGAGCACGGCAAGGAAATCGGCGTCGATGGCCAGCGCCTGGGCGTGGCCGGCAACAGCGTCGGCGGCAACATGGCCGCAGTCGTAGCCTTGATGGCCAAGGAACAGAAAACCCCGGCACTGCGCTTCCAGCTGTTGATGTGGCCGGTGACCAACGCACAGTTCGACACAGGCTCCTACCAGCAATTTGCCGAGGGCCACTTCCTGACCAAGGGCATGATGCAGTGGTTCTGGGACAACTACACCACCGACAAGGCCGAACGTGCGCAGATCCACGCCTCGCCCCTCAAGGCCGGCGCCGAACAGCTCAAAGGCTTGCCGGCCGCCCTGGTGCAGACAGCCGAATTCGACGTCTTGCGCGATGAAGGCGAAGCCTATGCCCGTCACCTCGACGCGGCGGGCGTGCCGGTCACGGCGGTGCGCTACAACGGCATGATCCACGACTTCGGCCTGTTGAACCCGCTGAGCCAGATTCCCGAAGTCCAGGCAGCGGTGCGCCAGGCAGCACTGGAGCTCAAGACACACTTGAACTGA
- a CDS encoding mechanosensitive ion channel family protein, with the protein MSFLLAHLLSWSALLLVIDALLWHLAPFKHRVTQIGWRTGLFLAFSTLIINAGVSPLQAPLFADDRVAQLGATALGILWWLYAARVLTEVIGLVLMRRIGHSGRLLQDVIGALVFLAAIVAAAGYVLELPVKGLLATSGVVAIVVGLALQSTLSDVFSGIVLNTTKPYQVDDWISIDGVEGKVLDIDWRATHLLTSAGSTAVVPNSVAAKAKIVNLSRPSNMHGVSISIQVPNHIRPRRVLDALDRTLQGSSSLLLNPAPKAVLKEAGETLSEYVASGFIAELGKKSEVRNQLFDLAHRHLEAAGISRQLDGVIEPSTRARALLDEVKIFRSLSEDERDQLAQSMTAQQYAAGQVVLGLGEVPDSLFVIATGVVSASVPDGSGQTEAGRMGPSEVMGEQSILADTPSQATFTTLTSCIIYRLDKSLTRHCMEQRSEVGQALNKLQAVREQNSRLALMSKPVPIKKGGFLGWLQKR; encoded by the coding sequence ATGTCCTTTCTCCTGGCTCACCTGCTGTCCTGGAGTGCCCTGTTGCTGGTGATCGATGCACTGCTCTGGCATCTCGCACCGTTCAAGCACCGCGTCACCCAGATCGGCTGGCGCACCGGCCTCTTCCTGGCCTTCAGCACGCTCATCATCAATGCAGGCGTCAGCCCGTTGCAGGCACCGTTGTTCGCCGATGATCGCGTGGCGCAACTGGGGGCCACCGCACTCGGGATTCTCTGGTGGCTGTATGCGGCGCGGGTGCTCACCGAAGTCATTGGCCTGGTGCTGATGCGTCGCATCGGCCACAGCGGCCGGCTGTTACAGGATGTGATCGGTGCACTGGTGTTTCTGGCCGCTATCGTCGCCGCGGCGGGCTACGTGCTGGAGCTTCCGGTCAAGGGGCTGCTGGCGACTTCCGGGGTGGTGGCCATCGTGGTCGGCCTGGCGTTGCAGAGCACCTTGAGCGATGTGTTTTCCGGCATCGTGCTCAACACCACCAAGCCGTATCAGGTGGATGACTGGATCTCGATCGACGGCGTCGAAGGCAAGGTGCTGGACATCGACTGGCGCGCCACCCACCTGCTCACCAGCGCCGGCAGTACCGCCGTGGTGCCGAACTCGGTGGCGGCCAAGGCGAAGATCGTCAACCTCAGTCGCCCCAGCAACATGCACGGGGTGTCGATCAGTATTCAAGTGCCTAACCACATTCGTCCGCGTCGAGTCCTCGACGCGTTGGACCGCACGCTCCAAGGCAGCAGCAGCCTGCTCTTGAACCCGGCACCCAAAGCGGTATTGAAAGAGGCTGGCGAAACCCTGTCCGAGTATGTGGCCAGCGGTTTCATCGCCGAACTCGGCAAAAAAAGCGAAGTGCGCAATCAGTTGTTCGACCTGGCCCATCGGCACCTGGAAGCGGCCGGTATTTCCCGGCAGCTCGATGGGGTGATCGAGCCTTCGACGCGGGCGCGAGCCTTGCTCGACGAGGTGAAGATTTTCCGTTCGCTGAGCGAAGACGAACGCGATCAATTGGCGCAGTCCATGACCGCGCAACAGTACGCAGCGGGCCAGGTGGTATTGGGACTGGGCGAAGTGCCCGACAGCCTGTTCGTGATTGCCACTGGCGTCGTCAGTGCTTCGGTGCCCGACGGCTCTGGTCAAACCGAAGCCGGCCGGATGGGGCCGAGCGAGGTCATGGGCGAACAAAGCATCCTCGCCGACACCCCCTCGCAAGCCACGTTCACCACCCTGACTTCGTGCATCATTTACCGCCTCGACAAATCCCTCACCCGCCACTGCATGGAGCAGCGCAGCGAAGTCGGCCAGGCCTTGAACAAGCTGCAAGCCGTTCGGGAGCAGAACAGCCGGCTGGCGCTGATGAGCAAACCGGTACCGATCAAGAAAGGCGGTTTTCTCGGCTGGTTGCAAAAACGCTGA
- the ycaC gene encoding isochorismate family cysteine hydrolase YcaC: MSNVPYKRLNKDDAVVLLVDHQTGLISLVQDFSPNEFKNNVLALGDIAKFFNLPTILTTSFDSGPNGPIVPELKEQFPDAPFIARPGQINAWDNADFVKAVKATGRKQLIIAGVVTDVCVAFPTLSAIAEGYEVFVVTDSSGTFNTTVQQAAWARMSAAGAHLLNWFAVACELQGDWRNDMEGLANLLSNRLPNYRNLINSYTKFTAK, encoded by the coding sequence ATGAGCAATGTTCCGTACAAACGCCTGAACAAAGACGATGCCGTTGTACTGCTGGTTGACCACCAGACCGGCCTGATCTCGCTGGTGCAGGATTTCTCGCCCAACGAGTTCAAGAACAACGTGCTGGCCCTGGGTGACATCGCCAAGTTCTTCAACCTGCCGACCATCCTCACCACCAGTTTCGACAGCGGCCCCAACGGCCCGATCGTGCCTGAACTGAAAGAGCAATTCCCGGATGCGCCCTTCATTGCCCGTCCTGGCCAGATCAACGCCTGGGACAACGCGGATTTTGTCAAAGCCGTGAAGGCCACCGGTCGCAAGCAACTGATCATTGCCGGTGTGGTGACGGATGTTTGCGTGGCGTTCCCGACCCTGTCGGCCATCGCCGAAGGCTATGAAGTGTTCGTCGTCACCGACTCGTCCGGTACCTTCAACACCACCGTGCAACAAGCCGCCTGGGCGCGCATGTCGGCGGCCGGTGCGCACCTGCTGAACTGGTTCGCCGTGGCGTGCGAGCTGCAGGGCGACTGGCGCAACGACATGGAAGGCCTGGCGAATCTGCTGTCGAACCGCCTGCCGAACTACCGCAACCTGATCAACAGCTATACCAAGTTCACTGCCAAATAA
- a CDS encoding amidohydrolase yields the protein MNADLILFNGQFHTVDREKPLASAVAISDGRFVAVGSDAEAMALRGSATQVIDLKGRCVIPGLNDSHLHLIRGGLNYNLELRWEGVPSLADALRMLKDQADRTPTPQWVRVVGGWNEFQFAEKRMPTLEELNQAAPDTPVFVLHLYDRALLNRAALRVAGYTRNTPNPPGGEIVRDANGEPTGMLVARPNAMILYSTLAKGPKLPLEYQVNSTRQFMRELNRLGLTSAIDAGGGFQNYPDDYQVIEQLAKDQQLTVRIAYNLFTQKPKEELTDFKNWTSSVTLHQGDDYLRHNGAGEMLVFSAADFEDFLEPRPDLPQTMEDELEPVVRHLVEQRWPFRLHATYNESISRMLDVFEKVNRDIPFNGLPWFFDHAETITPQNIERVRALGGGIAIQDRMAFQGEYFVERYGAKAAEATPPIKRMLAEGVPVGAGTDATRVSSYNPWTSLYWMVSGRTVGGMELHAEGLSRQTALELFTHGSAWFSSEQGKKGQIKVGQLADVAALSADFFSVDEEAIKWIESVLTVVGGKVVYAAGDFEKLGPASVPVLPDWSPVVKVPGHWRPSSPLQAQVHQCSGPCKVHSHSHERARLSNAPVSDFAGFWGAFGCSCFAF from the coding sequence ATGAACGCCGATCTGATTCTGTTCAATGGCCAATTTCATACCGTTGACCGTGAGAAGCCACTCGCCAGCGCGGTGGCCATCAGCGACGGCCGCTTCGTCGCCGTGGGCAGCGATGCCGAAGCGATGGCCCTGCGCGGTTCGGCCACGCAAGTGATCGACCTCAAGGGGCGCTGCGTCATTCCGGGCCTCAATGACTCGCACTTGCACCTGATCCGTGGCGGCCTGAACTACAACCTCGAACTGCGCTGGGAAGGCGTGCCGTCCCTGGCCGATGCCTTGCGCATGCTCAAGGACCAGGCCGATCGTACGCCGACGCCGCAGTGGGTGCGGGTGGTGGGGGGCTGGAACGAATTCCAGTTCGCCGAAAAACGCATGCCAACCCTCGAGGAACTGAACCAGGCCGCGCCCGATACCCCGGTGTTCGTCCTGCATTTGTATGACCGCGCCTTGCTCAACCGCGCGGCGCTGCGCGTGGCCGGTTATACCCGCAACACCCCGAACCCGCCGGGCGGCGAGATTGTCCGGGATGCCAATGGCGAGCCGACCGGCATGCTGGTGGCACGACCCAACGCGATGATTCTGTACTCGACGCTGGCCAAGGGGCCGAAGTTGCCACTGGAGTATCAGGTCAACTCGACACGCCAGTTCATGCGTGAACTCAACCGCCTGGGCCTGACCAGTGCCATCGATGCCGGTGGTGGTTTCCAGAATTACCCGGACGACTACCAGGTCATCGAGCAGTTGGCCAAGGACCAGCAACTGACCGTGCGCATCGCCTACAACCTGTTCACCCAGAAGCCCAAGGAAGAACTGACCGACTTCAAAAACTGGACCAGTAGCGTGACCCTGCACCAGGGCGACGATTACCTGCGGCACAACGGCGCCGGGGAAATGCTGGTGTTCTCGGCGGCGGATTTCGAGGACTTCCTCGAGCCGCGTCCGGACCTGCCGCAAACCATGGAAGACGAACTGGAACCGGTGGTGCGTCATTTGGTCGAGCAGCGCTGGCCGTTCCGTTTGCACGCCACGTACAACGAATCCATCAGCCGCATGCTCGACGTGTTCGAGAAGGTCAACCGCGACATCCCGTTCAACGGTTTGCCCTGGTTTTTCGATCACGCCGAAACCATCACCCCGCAAAACATCGAGCGGGTGAGGGCGCTGGGGGGCGGCATCGCGATTCAGGATCGCATGGCGTTCCAGGGCGAATATTTCGTCGAGCGTTACGGCGCCAAAGCCGCCGAAGCTACGCCGCCGATCAAACGCATGCTGGCCGAAGGCGTGCCGGTGGGCGCCGGCACCGATGCGACGCGGGTGTCGAGCTACAACCCGTGGACTTCGCTGTACTGGATGGTCAGCGGCCGCACCGTCGGCGGCATGGAATTGCATGCCGAAGGCCTGTCGCGCCAGACCGCCCTGGAACTGTTCACCCACGGCAGCGCCTGGTTCTCGTCCGAGCAGGGCAAGAAGGGCCAGATCAAGGTCGGGCAATTGGCGGACGTCGCGGCGTTGAGCGCGGACTTTTTCAGCGTCGATGAAGAAGCGATCAAGTGGATCGAGTCGGTGTTGACCGTGGTCGGCGGCAAGGTGGTGTACGCCGCCGGTGATTTCGAAAAACTCGGGCCGGCCAGTGTGCCGGTGCTGCCGGACTGGTCGCCGGTGGTCAAAGTGCCGGGGCACTGGCGGCCGAGCTCGCCGCTGCAGGCGCAGGTTCACCAGTGCAGCGGGCCTTGCAAGGTGCACTCCCACAGCCATGAGCGGGCGCGACTGTCAAATGCACCGGTGAGCGATTTCGCCGGTTTCTGGGGCGCTTTCGGCTGCTCGTGCTTTGCTTTCTGA
- a CDS encoding antibiotic biosynthesis monooxygenase: MPESNLLDTPVRGFEEVVTLIIKHRVKAGFEAPYEAWLRNIVRVAGQWDGHLGVDVVRGKHAGLDTYTCVLRFCSTEAMQRWLDSEQRQALISEATPMLADGDQTEVNPVNEFWFAPASEAGSPPPRWKQAVVTLLVILPHTLLVPLLWGPLLKLNAWLSNYVVATFLITLTIVLSVVYLFMPMATRLFAPWLSSSTQTKETR, encoded by the coding sequence ATGCCTGAATCCAATTTGCTCGACACACCTGTGCGCGGTTTCGAAGAGGTCGTGACACTGATCATCAAGCACCGGGTCAAGGCCGGGTTTGAAGCGCCTTACGAAGCCTGGCTGCGCAACATTGTCCGAGTGGCCGGGCAGTGGGACGGGCACTTGGGGGTGGACGTGGTTCGTGGCAAGCACGCCGGCCTCGACACCTACACCTGCGTCTTGCGGTTTTGCTCCACCGAGGCGATGCAACGCTGGCTCGACTCGGAGCAGCGTCAGGCGCTGATCAGCGAAGCCACACCCATGCTGGCCGACGGTGACCAGACCGAAGTCAACCCGGTGAACGAGTTCTGGTTCGCTCCAGCGTCCGAGGCGGGCTCGCCGCCGCCACGCTGGAAGCAGGCCGTGGTGACGCTGTTGGTGATTCTGCCGCACACCTTGCTGGTGCCGCTGCTCTGGGGGCCGCTGTTGAAGCTCAATGCCTGGCTCTCCAACTACGTGGTCGCGACCTTCCTGATCACCCTGACCATCGTGTTGTCGGTGGTGTACCTGTTCATGCCAATGGCAACGCGTTTGTTCGCGCCTTGGCTATCCTCATCCACCCAGACCAAGGAAACGCGATGA
- a CDS encoding DoxX family protein, which yields MIVSRWDERARDVGLLFLRVSAALFLLWVHGLPKLLNYAVELQRIEDPFHLGANLTLMLAIFAEVLCPLLIVAGVLVRLACLPVLFVLLVALLIVHPQWSLAEGQFGWLLLILFTSILIAGPGPLAFNHRFSGAFRYA from the coding sequence ATGATTGTTTCGCGTTGGGATGAACGGGCCAGGGACGTCGGGCTGCTTTTCTTGCGGGTCAGCGCGGCGTTGTTCCTGTTGTGGGTGCATGGTTTGCCGAAGCTGCTCAACTACGCTGTCGAGTTGCAGCGCATTGAAGACCCGTTCCACCTGGGGGCGAATCTCACGCTGATGCTGGCGATTTTTGCCGAGGTGCTGTGCCCGTTGCTGATCGTCGCCGGGGTGCTGGTGCGCCTGGCCTGCTTGCCTGTTCTGTTTGTGCTGCTGGTGGCGTTGTTGATCGTGCATCCGCAATGGAGCTTGGCCGAAGGCCAGTTCGGCTGGCTGCTGTTGATTCTGTTCACCAGCATCCTCATCGCCGGGCCGGGGCCGCTGGCGTTCAATCACCGATTTTCCGGAGCCTTTCGTTATGCCTGA
- a CDS encoding LysR family transcriptional regulator, whose protein sequence is MNRNDLRRVDMNLLVIFEALMFEKNLTRVAEKLFMGQPAVSAALGRLRDLFDDPLLLRNGRGMEPTARALAILKELQPAMDTISGAVSRAKEFDPATSCEVFRIGLSDDAEFGLFPPLLRQLQEEAPGIVVVVRRANYLLMPALLASGEISVGVSYTTDLPANAKRKKLRDIPCKVLRGDKRPGTLTLDEYCERPHAMVSFSGDLSGNIDLDLAKLGRTRRVVLGVPQFSGLRALLAGTEMIATVPDYAACALVEGCGLRAEDPPFPIDAAQLSMAWSGVHDNDPAERWLRSRISQFMSVPLPIPA, encoded by the coding sequence ATGAACCGTAACGATCTGCGCCGTGTAGACATGAATCTGCTAGTGATTTTCGAAGCCTTGATGTTCGAAAAAAACCTGACCCGCGTGGCGGAAAAGCTGTTCATGGGCCAACCGGCGGTCAGTGCTGCCCTGGGGCGGTTGCGCGACCTGTTCGATGACCCGCTGCTGTTGCGCAATGGCCGTGGCATGGAGCCGACCGCGCGGGCGCTGGCGATTCTCAAGGAGCTGCAACCGGCGATGGACACCATCTCCGGGGCGGTCAGCCGGGCCAAGGAGTTTGACCCGGCGACCAGTTGCGAAGTGTTTCGTATCGGCCTGTCGGACGATGCCGAGTTCGGCTTGTTTCCACCGCTGTTGCGTCAGCTGCAAGAAGAGGCGCCAGGCATTGTCGTGGTCGTGCGCCGGGCCAATTACCTGTTGATGCCGGCGTTGCTGGCATCGGGGGAAATCTCCGTGGGCGTGAGCTACACCACGGACCTGCCGGCCAATGCCAAGCGCAAGAAACTGCGCGACATTCCCTGCAAAGTGCTGCGTGGCGACAAGCGGCCGGGGACCCTGACCCTGGACGAATATTGTGAACGGCCCCATGCCATGGTGTCGTTTTCCGGGGACCTGAGCGGCAACATTGATCTGGACCTGGCCAAGCTCGGTCGCACCCGCCGGGTGGTGTTGGGTGTGCCGCAGTTCAGTGGCTTGCGCGCCTTGCTCGCCGGCACCGAAATGATCGCCACGGTGCCGGACTATGCGGCCTGTGCGTTGGTGGAAGGGTGTGGCTTGCGTGCCGAAGACCCGCCGTTCCCCATCGACGCGGCGCAACTGTCGATGGCCTGGAGCGGGGTGCATGACAATGATCCGGCGGAGCGTTGGTTGCGTTCGCGGATCAGTCAGTTCATGTCGGTGCCGTTGCCGATTCCGGCTTGA
- a CDS encoding helix-turn-helix domain-containing protein, which yields MVYSQQTAARAPVREPCNTSSGGLSPQRERLVKQLILDRLGESLEVTELARACALSRSHFSRAFKCSTGYSPQEWIRQQRIARAKLLIQHTDLSLTQISLECGFCDQAHFCHMFTRSEGINPFAWRCRVVRSVLQLSL from the coding sequence ATGGTTTATTCACAGCAAACCGCCGCCCGCGCCCCGGTCCGCGAACCGTGCAACACCAGCAGTGGCGGGCTCAGTCCGCAGCGCGAACGGCTGGTGAAACAACTGATCCTCGATCGCCTCGGCGAAAGCCTGGAAGTCACCGAACTGGCCCGGGCCTGCGCCCTCTCGCGCAGTCATTTCTCCCGTGCGTTCAAATGCAGCACCGGCTATTCGCCCCAGGAATGGATTCGCCAGCAGCGCATCGCCCGGGCCAAGCTGTTGATTCAACACACTGACCTGAGCCTCACGCAAATCAGCCTCGAATGCGGCTTTTGCGATCAGGCGCACTTCTGTCACATGTTCACCCGCAGCGAAGGCATCAATCCGTTTGCCTGGCGCTGCCGGGTGGTACGCTCCGTCCTTCAATTGTCCCTGTAA